In the Primulina tabacum isolate GXHZ01 chromosome 7, ASM2559414v2, whole genome shotgun sequence genome, AAAAACACCATGTACAGACAGTTTGTGGAGCAAAAACAATACTTTTGAGTACTGAAGATAAAATTGAAGGATAGAACATTTCTAATATCAATACTTCAAGCAAAGACATAACAACCCAAATTTGGTAACACGTCTCAACACGATCATATATTCATATCACATGATTATTGACCCAGGATATTACAGGTCGTCGACCAAATGataacaaactaaatgaagttCCTTTTTAAGATTTTTTGTCCATGTGTACTCAAAGTGCAACCCAATATTCCATGTTCGCCTAGGTTGAGAATCGTCTTCTTGATATTCTTCAAATATTGATCTGTTTCATTCTTCCACATCTCCCAAATAGTTGCTAATATTGCTctctttaataatttttttgggttttttctGTCCAGATTACCCGAACTAATCATCATAAACGCATTATTTTCTGGCCACACCAGATGAAAACCAACTTCTTCTAAACTTACACCAAACTTTGACCCCTCTTCTGGAAACCTCTATTCATAGAAAAGTACAAATTTTAAGAAATGGAAGTCAAATACATTAGGCCAATTCTCAAGGTATGGCAGTATTTCagatgaatatatatatagttgACATTATTCAATTTCCTGCCACCCAATAGATGCTGAGGCCCAAGGCACATTCCTTCGCACACCAGAAGTCCAAAACTGAGAATAAGCAAACATGTGATGCATAAACAGCCTGCAGGTGTTAACATATCATACTAGTAGAGTTCCCCGAGTAATTTGCATCACTATGGCCACCATTCGGCATTTTATATAACTCGTCAAAGCCAAACTCCCTGCTTAATCTGCACTTAATTAGATTTTACTGCACTTTGTGTTTATATAATCAGAgtttttgaaattcaaatacAAATTCTACTAATTTTTTTCTGTGCTAGTtgtaagaaaaaaatgaaatagtttGTCTTATGAACCAACGAAATTAATGGATTTAATGCTCAACAActcataaaaaatgaaaagcaCCACGAACGTGAAggcaagaaaaatgaaatacaaATTCCAATCCTCGTACAAGCTTTTGGGTTTGAGGAAGAAGATGCCCGGAGATTTTCCTTGACTTCTTCGTCATCGTAATCTACTTCTTCCGGAGCTTCATCGTGAACCTAGCTTTTCTTTTCTCCCCCATCTCCACCGATTGACAATGTGAGAGGGACAATGTACAGTTTACACGATCGCCGATACGAGAATCGAAGGATTAAGGATTACGTTCCTGATGTCCCCTGAACGCCGGTAGGACTTGCCCATAATTACAGTCCATAACGAAATTGGGCCAGCCCAGCTCATGGCCCAGAAGACCCATAGTTCTAGTGGCCTAGCTGGCACAGACCATGAACtaaaaataccatattttaagGGGGCTATGCTGGCCAATAAACCAATAAGCCCATATTTAAAGTGATCTAGGCCAGAAAAGCCCATGAACCCAATACGAACCATTCGATTGAGCTAGCTCAGCCAAGCTCTCGACCCGGCTTCAAGCCCAAGTAATTCAGTAAATTggttaaaaataaagtttttaaaACTATTGGTTCTTtaacatttcaaaatttaaactcCCTATTAATAATATTTCATCCATATTCTCGAGGAATAAAATACCAAACAATTGATAGTTGTGTCCTAGCATTGAGCGAAAAAACTGCACACactatatataaattattttaaaactattCAATTATGAGTTTAGTTTTTTCTAAAGATTTTGTTATCCAGTTTTAATTTACTTATTTTAGcactcaatttattataataatgataaaaataaagcaAGTGaactaaatatttaaataaattagatCAATTGTTTGAAAAATTGAATGAATGATAAtacaatatttaaatataaatttaatcataaatatataaacaaattcataaataaaataagtattGCAAATAAAATAGTAGCAACCATCATCGGTGATTCAATTGAAGGGTTTATTGGCTAGCTGAAGGGTCATTCCTTCCACAAGAGAGGTCTTACTCTCACGTGGGCACGTTAAGTGGACAACCATTGCTTAAGTAAGATGAAAGTAGGGAACGAAATGATCTGTCCAAACAAGGTTTCCAAACTCATATTCAAATTTAACCTCAATACAACAAAAGGAGAAAGCAGCATTGTCAAATGCTGAGGCATCAGATTCTATCACCAAGCTAGAACAAGGAAAACATAAGAGCAGTGGAAATGGACTTTCATTGAATCCAAATAAGCTTCTCAAATTTTTAGTAGGAAATTGGTACAGTGTAACTCAAAATCTTCCGAACGTACAATATCCTCGTGCTACATCAGCAGCCACACCACACAGCCGGGGCCATTTTTCATATACTTGGTCATTCAACAGAATGCATTCATGAAATTAAACTTCAATATGCCTAATGACTCAATATTGTTTCCTTTACTAAGACCTTCCTTCAACAAAGAGTGGAATTTTGTGATTCCTTGATGGTTCCTTCATAAAAATAAGCATATCTAAAATCTGAACTACCAGCACTCTGATGATCAGCTAGCATCAAAATACAATCTGAAAAGGCTTAACTTCAAGTCTTCAATGTCCATTTTAATACACTACTAACACTTCCTAAAAAGTAAAGACTCTATCTACATCACATTTATACATGGAAACGAAGAACACCTAATataaatagtttaaaatttgTGTGTTTATGTGTTACTGCACAATTATTAAttgatttgatataattaataatCATTTTTACAAGTTTAATATCGTACTAAACCTGCATAAGGTTGAATGCTTCGTGGAAGCTTGAACATAAGTACATTTTAGCTGGAACGACCCTGTCTCAGACAAGAACAGCAGGTCTAAATTCTACTCGAGCGGTGAGGAAAAGATGCAGAATAGCCACAATATCTAGCTAAAAAGGTCAGAAATGGCCCTCTATTAATTTTTGTTTCTATTAACTACAAAAAGAGAGAACAGCAAACGATTCTATGACATTGTCATCAAACAAGAAATCCTGAGGCCATTCGATGGAGTATGATgaaactgaaaaaaaaatgCAACCACGCAGAAACGCAAAATTATCAGCAACATCAATCATCTACTTAGAACAGTCTACCATAACTAATAAGCCATAAAGAAACGTTTGTATAAATCATTTATAACTTCCAGTAAGTTAACGAACTGAAAGCTCATTAGTTAATATCCAAAGAAAGGAACCACTTCAAATTCATCAGAGAGAATTCCAAACTCGGGAATTGAAAATCTGAAGCAACAGCAAAAGTCATTACATTTATTTATCCAAAACATGATATATCGAACAAAAGGCCCAGACTTAATAGCGCAAAAGAGGTGTAAACAAAGCCACACCGCACAAAAACGATCCGAAGGTTTCTCAATCAGCTTCAACGGGCTGGGAAGATTCCAATTCGAGCCGCTCCAGGGCTTTCTGGTGCGCCCACGTCTCGATCGTGAGATCGGGCTTGGCGTTGAGTCCCACCCCAAGTATGACGATTGTAAGGAAACTAGTGATGTAACACGGCAGCTCCCAGTCCTCCCATTTCCTCGATTCCCCGGGTAGCGGTGGCGTGCGGTTTAATAGGTAACCTTTAGGCTTATCCTCGTGGCCTGGGCTGGTCCAACGGCTCGTCTCTCCTCCTCCGCCGCCTCGGGTCCTTAGGGACGAGCTGAGGCGGTATCGAAGAGTGTTTGCAGCGGCAGCGAATGGCTTGAAAGACGTCATTTCACGAGAGACAGACAAGGGTTTGGGGAGCACTCCGGCTTGTTACCAACATGACAGCATAACTACGACGTCGTTGCCAAAATTGTAAATGACAATCCGGTCCCTTAATTAGTGAAAATAGTTTTACTGCCCCAGATTTCCAGAAAATGAATGTGGGCCTAACAATTTTTTAccccacacacacatatatatagatatatatatgtatatatgttagTGCATCGAGTATATACGTAATATTTCACCCTACCTCACTGGGCCACTGCTCTCATGAGGAGATCAAAGGCCCAAATTTAACCACATATATGCGGGGTCCACCAATTCATATGTGGGGTCCACCAAATTCTTTAAAATCAACGACCCAGATCCTGTGGGGGCAGATAGCATCGACATAACTAGTATATACGTTgtacatatataaaatatatttttgtaaatttgaatttatttataattttttatttcattatagATATACATGAATTCTTATTTTCAACCTAAGACAGACAAAACATCGCAGTCATcattttttcaaaatatgatGTATTCACAGTCTGATCTCGATCTATTATTGCTGAAAATCTAGAGATATCTTCTATATATTTAAGATATGGCTCCCTTAGATATACATTATATCTCATATATTCAAGAGGTGTCTCGCACCGTGCATCAATTTTTTAGCATAtctattatttatgtttattttccTATTGGTTATCTTCTCTACCATATGGTACCATTAAGAATATAATTGGTATATGATTTCAttctcatttttattttattccaAAATTCATTTTATTGCTATTTTACCATACCAAGCATGATGACAAGATACCACAATCTCACTTGCAAAAAAACACTAACGAAGCGTGAATTAGAAAATTGCCAAGGcagaaaaggaaaataaaaaggaaataaagaaaaaaaaggaaTACAGAcaggaaaagaaataaaataaaataaaaaaaccaaAAGCTGAATGGAGAAAATAAACGGCCAAAGGAGGAAAAtggcttttttttttaattaaaaaaaaatcctagTCTAACGACAATACACGCGTAGAATTGAACTTAGAGTCTCGCCCTTTGTCATTAGATCAAGGGAGAATTTGAATCTAGAATCTCACTTTTACCACCAGGCTAAGTTATATTTAGCGGGACGGAAATTGTctttttaagtttaaaattttaaaagaaaagcaGTAAATGTAACTCAACATCTCATCGTCATTTTCTTGAAAGCCAGAATTATTAAAGAATAAAGATATTCTATAAAGTTAATATAACGTCAATCAAACTTTCTTTACTTTGGTAGGTGATAAGAAAAGAGTGATTGCACTTGCTTTAGTGCAGTTTAATTATGAACTTCAAGGAAAGTATAATAAGTGGAGACTCAAAGAACCAGTAAGAAGCCGTTGTTTCTATATAAATCACCTAATGATGAAAACATCATAtgttcaaatttaaaaattattaagtaCATTCATATTTATGGGGGCGAATTCCGTCTCAGATTTTATCCATGATCATCCATTGATTTTCGAGTATGACGATGATGACGAGAAGCCTAAACTTTGTAAAGTGTGGGCTTCTGATGATTGCCGGTACTCGATTTTACAGTAGCGGCATTTTGAGTTGCAGTGTTTTCCTGCACAAACATTGTGCTGACTTTCCCAAGGTTTTTATGGATCCAGATTCTATTAATGCTAAATATAACTCTTTTATTCTATCACAGACTCCAACACGTGAGGATGACAAGTGCTTAAAATGCTACCAAATATGCGACAACTTCACATACTGTCCCAAAGAAATTGAATACGGAAATGCTAGTCTTCATCCATGATGTGCTTCTCCGAATAAGATGGAAAAACCAAGTACACAGAAGCCACCGCGGCTGCCGGTAAAGCCCCACACACAGGAAAATCAGTGCTGTGTGTAGTGCATGTGGAGAACAAAAAAATGGCATCCTCTTCACATGCCAACAGTGAAATTACTGGCTTCATCAGGATCGTGCTTCCCTTCCGCCGGTTGCAACGCATGCCTTCCATTCTCACCCACTCGCTCTCTTTTACTCCCGTCCTTATTCCTGGGGGTCATTCAAAATCTGCGATGAAGATCTGCCTCTAAAGCTTGGTGTTTATACTCGTCAACCTTGCAAATATGGCACTCATATAAAATACACCatctcacgagtcaattttatgTGATGGATATTCTATTTTGGTccccatgaaaaatattattttttatgccaaaagtattactttttattgtaaatatagacaTGATTGACTCGTTTTATGAATATAATccgtaagatcgtctcacaacagacacactaaaaaaaa is a window encoding:
- the LOC142552080 gene encoding uncharacterized protein LOC142552080; translated protein: MTSFKPFAAAANTLRYRLSSSLRTRGGGGGETSRWTSPGHEDKPKGYLLNRTPPLPGESRKWEDWELPCYITSFLTIVILGVGLNAKPDLTIETWAHQKALERLELESSQPVEAD